In Streptomyces sp. NBC_00448, the following are encoded in one genomic region:
- a CDS encoding sensor histidine kinase, producing MRLSTRIAVAVGVLVPVLVISSGWIMVRLVAGDIHRQADAHLRQRAADVEPQARDLLRAMANDRPPDVEEARSRKLFSSALDVGIRVTGSGGTVSGGPQPAGSAPLPSAASAAGPVTVRAGGQSWRVLAVPVRGVRAAASGTLWVFGSDTAGQAQIGQVRRRVLTVALLTAPVAGAAAWFAATRLARPLLLLQRRAAGIDPRARTARLDHTPTRVPEIDDLARTLTTVLARYDEQAARSSEALATARTFAANASHELRTPLMSMRINLDVLDGTPAPGAAERAEIVADLRAEHERLLGLLVMLRALAEGDLVEAGSFSCVDLAEVVGAAVADLRRTHPAARVTLDLAPGCAVYGWPQGLRSAVDNLLTNAAVHGRGGDGTAAVEVLLRPSADRATVRLTVADHGPGIPPAARADVFRRFHRRPGSPGSGLGLALVGQQAALHSGTVAAAGRPDGRPGIAIVLDLPAGAAGDADTLVLPRRRDWLSGPPPA from the coding sequence GTGAGGCTGTCCACGAGGATCGCCGTGGCGGTCGGCGTCCTCGTCCCGGTGCTGGTGATCTCCTCCGGCTGGATCATGGTGCGGCTGGTGGCGGGCGACATCCACCGGCAGGCCGACGCGCACCTGCGGCAGCGTGCCGCCGACGTCGAACCGCAGGCCCGCGACCTGCTGCGGGCGATGGCCAACGACCGCCCGCCCGATGTCGAGGAGGCCCGCAGCCGCAAGCTGTTCAGCTCCGCGCTCGACGTCGGCATCCGGGTCACCGGCTCCGGCGGCACCGTCTCCGGTGGCCCGCAGCCGGCCGGCTCCGCACCGCTGCCGTCCGCCGCGAGCGCCGCCGGCCCGGTCACCGTACGGGCCGGCGGCCAGAGTTGGCGGGTGCTCGCCGTGCCCGTGCGCGGTGTGCGCGCCGCCGCCTCCGGCACGCTGTGGGTCTTCGGCAGCGACACCGCGGGCCAGGCACAGATCGGTCAGGTGCGACGCCGTGTCCTCACCGTGGCGCTGCTGACCGCACCCGTCGCCGGCGCCGCGGCCTGGTTCGCCGCCACCCGGCTCGCCCGCCCGCTGCTGCTCCTCCAGCGCCGTGCCGCCGGTATCGACCCCCGGGCCCGCACCGCGCGGCTCGACCACACCCCCACCCGGGTGCCCGAGATCGACGACCTCGCCCGCACCCTCACGACCGTGCTGGCCCGGTACGACGAGCAGGCCGCCCGCAGCAGCGAAGCCCTCGCCACCGCCCGTACGTTCGCCGCCAACGCCTCGCACGAGTTGCGCACGCCGCTGATGAGCATGCGCATCAACCTGGACGTGCTCGACGGCACGCCCGCGCCGGGTGCGGCCGAGCGCGCCGAGATCGTCGCCGATCTGCGTGCCGAGCACGAACGGCTGCTCGGGCTGCTCGTCATGTTGCGTGCCCTCGCGGAGGGCGACCTGGTCGAGGCCGGGTCCTTCAGCTGCGTCGACCTCGCCGAGGTGGTCGGCGCCGCCGTCGCCGACCTGCGCCGTACCCACCCCGCCGCGCGGGTCACCCTCGACCTCGCGCCCGGCTGCGCGGTGTACGGCTGGCCGCAGGGACTGCGCTCCGCGGTCGACAACCTGCTCACCAACGCGGCCGTGCACGGCCGCGGAGGTGACGGCACCGCGGCCGTCGAGGTCCTGCTGCGGCCGTCCGCCGACCGGGCCACGGTCCGCCTCACCGTCGCCGACCACGGTCCCGGCATACCCCCGGCGGCCCGTGCCGACGTCTTCCGCCGCTTCCACCGCCGCCCCGGCAGCCCCGGCTCCGGCCTCGGTCTGGCGCTGGTCGGCCAGCAGGCGGCGCTGCACAGCGGCACCGTGGCCGCGGCGGGCCGCCCCGACGGGCGCCCGGGCATCGCCATCGTCCTCGACCTGCCCGCCGGTGCCGCAGGTGACGCGGACACCCTCGTCCTGCCCCGCCGCCGGGACTGGCTCTCCGGCCCGCCGCCCGCCTGA
- a CDS encoding dihydrofolate reductase family protein, producing MGEVIVIEHLTLDGVMQAPGRAEEDRRDGFRHGGWANLHQDPAQQQAMAAYMSSAWSLLAGRTTYEQFAGYWPGQALNPMSVALDRVRKYVASTTLTEPLGWRNSTLLTGDVPGAVRRLKAELPENLVVFGSGVLVRSLLRSSLVDTLVLLIHPVVLRSGRRLFAEAGYGPAPETSAFRTARTETTGSGVIIATYRPA from the coding sequence GTGGGCGAGGTCATCGTGATCGAGCACCTGACACTCGACGGGGTGATGCAGGCCCCGGGGCGTGCGGAGGAGGACCGGCGGGACGGCTTCCGGCACGGCGGCTGGGCGAACCTGCACCAGGACCCCGCCCAGCAGCAGGCCATGGCCGCGTACATGTCGAGCGCCTGGTCCCTGCTGGCCGGCCGGACGACCTACGAGCAGTTCGCCGGCTACTGGCCCGGGCAGGCGCTGAACCCGATGAGCGTGGCGCTCGACCGGGTCCGGAAGTACGTGGCCTCCACCACCCTCACCGAGCCGCTCGGCTGGCGGAACTCCACGCTGCTGACCGGGGACGTCCCCGGCGCCGTGCGCCGCCTGAAGGCCGAACTGCCGGAGAACCTGGTGGTCTTCGGCAGCGGCGTGCTGGTCCGCTCGCTCCTGCGCAGCAGCCTGGTAGACACCCTGGTACTCCTGATCCACCCGGTGGTACTCCGCTCGGGCCGCCGCCTGTTCGCAGAGGCGGGCTACGGCCCGGCCCCGGAGACGTCCGCCTTCCGTACGGCCCGTACGGAGACGACCGGCAGCGGGGTGATCATCGCGACCTACCGGCCCGCCTGA
- a CDS encoding MFS transporter: MQRTLRAARAATFAYFALNGFVLGMWVVHIPAIEQRAGISHAVLGSLLLLLGAGAFAGMQLVGPLADRFGARRVVPVSAALCAAAVALPGTATSGWALGAALLVLGFGNGCLDVGMNAHAVQVERGYGRPVMSSFHAVFSLGGVAASLVGARTLGWGWSAPATLSGTAGVCLVAALMVAPALLPRQQGATPEAQAPGADTAAQAPDAAGPDTVAAAKRTRRRVPGRIWLLAALALMVMLSEGAANDWSVLATRDVLHASPATAAFAYGCFATAMTAGRLLTDRVAGRFGPVAVVRWGAGTAAVGMVAVVCSPWIALALVGWTVFGIGLSGCVPQLFSVAGHADHEAAGANVSRVAGLGYLGMLAGPAAIGALTRIVPLNVAFLLPLVLCAVAAAAAGSLRTPPEAATPDEPAQAPAAPAARTAAS, translated from the coding sequence ATGCAGCGAACCCTTCGTGCCGCCCGGGCGGCCACCTTCGCGTACTTCGCCCTGAACGGGTTCGTCCTGGGGATGTGGGTCGTCCACATCCCGGCGATCGAGCAGCGTGCGGGCATCAGCCACGCCGTGCTCGGCTCACTGCTGCTCCTGCTGGGCGCGGGGGCGTTCGCCGGGATGCAGCTGGTCGGCCCGCTCGCCGACCGGTTCGGCGCGCGCCGGGTCGTCCCGGTCAGCGCGGCGCTGTGCGCGGCTGCGGTCGCCCTGCCGGGAACGGCCACCAGCGGATGGGCGCTCGGCGCGGCGCTGCTCGTCCTCGGCTTCGGCAACGGCTGCCTGGACGTCGGCATGAACGCGCACGCCGTCCAGGTGGAGCGCGGCTACGGGCGGCCGGTGATGTCCTCGTTCCACGCGGTGTTCTCGCTCGGCGGGGTGGCCGCGTCGCTGGTCGGCGCCCGCACGCTCGGCTGGGGCTGGAGCGCGCCGGCCACGCTGAGCGGTACCGCCGGGGTGTGCCTGGTCGCCGCCCTGATGGTCGCGCCCGCGCTGCTGCCCCGGCAGCAGGGGGCGACTCCGGAAGCGCAGGCACCCGGCGCGGATACGGCTGCGCAGGCCCCGGACGCTGCCGGGCCCGACACGGTTGCCGCCGCGAAGCGGACCCGGCGCCGGGTGCCCGGGCGGATCTGGCTGCTGGCCGCGCTCGCCTTGATGGTCATGCTCTCCGAGGGCGCCGCCAACGACTGGAGCGTGCTGGCCACCCGCGACGTCCTGCACGCGTCGCCGGCCACCGCCGCCTTCGCCTATGGCTGCTTCGCCACGGCCATGACGGCCGGACGGTTGCTCACCGACCGGGTGGCGGGGCGGTTCGGCCCGGTCGCGGTGGTCCGGTGGGGTGCGGGCACGGCGGCGGTCGGGATGGTCGCGGTCGTCTGCTCGCCCTGGATCGCACTGGCGCTCGTCGGCTGGACGGTGTTCGGCATCGGCCTGTCGGGGTGCGTGCCCCAGCTCTTCAGCGTGGCGGGCCACGCGGACCACGAAGCGGCGGGCGCCAACGTCTCCCGGGTGGCCGGGCTCGGCTACCTCGGCATGCTCGCCGGCCCGGCGGCCATCGGCGCGCTGACCCGGATCGTCCCCCTCAACGTGGCGTTCCTGCTGCCCTTGGTGCTGTGCGCGGTGGCCGCGGCCGCGGCCGGCTCGCTGCGCACCCCGCCCGAGGCGGCCACCCCGGACGAGCCCGCCCAGGCGCCGGCCGCCCCGGCTGCGCGAACGGCGGCCTCATAG
- a CDS encoding DeoR/GlpR family DNA-binding transcription regulator — protein MASSERHQQIVEAVRAEGRLGVAELAALTGASEMTVRRDLEILAGQGVLERYRGGARSLLLRGEEPPFALRETESRAVKQRIAAEVAALVADGETVVLDSGTTCLEVARVLQQRRLTVMPLSLHAANALTGAARLRLIIPGGEPRPGELALTGPLTESALAALRFDTAVLGCCGLSATDGLTAYDLAEAAVKRAAVASARRVIAVADAAKFSRTALAFVVPVTALHTVVTDERAPQDELSALTAAGVTVRTVPAAPAA, from the coding sequence ATGGCAAGCAGCGAGCGACACCAGCAGATCGTCGAGGCGGTACGAGCGGAGGGCCGGCTGGGCGTCGCCGAACTGGCCGCCCTGACCGGCGCCTCGGAGATGACCGTCCGCCGGGATCTGGAGATCCTCGCGGGGCAGGGCGTCCTGGAGCGCTACCGGGGAGGTGCCCGCAGCCTGCTGCTGCGCGGCGAGGAACCGCCGTTCGCGCTCCGGGAGACCGAGAGCCGCGCGGTCAAGCAGCGGATCGCGGCCGAGGTCGCCGCCCTCGTCGCCGACGGCGAGACCGTCGTGCTCGACAGCGGCACCACCTGCCTGGAGGTGGCGCGGGTCCTGCAGCAGCGGCGGCTCACCGTGATGCCCCTGTCCCTGCACGCGGCCAACGCGCTGACCGGCGCGGCGCGGCTCCGGCTGATCATCCCCGGGGGCGAGCCCCGCCCCGGCGAACTCGCCCTGACCGGCCCGCTCACCGAGTCGGCCCTGGCCGCACTCCGGTTCGACACCGCCGTGCTCGGCTGCTGCGGGCTGAGCGCCACCGACGGGCTCACCGCCTACGACCTCGCCGAGGCCGCCGTGAAGCGTGCCGCGGTTGCCTCCGCCCGCCGGGTGATCGCGGTCGCCGACGCCGCCAAGTTCTCCCGTACCGCCCTCGCCTTCGTCGTACCGGTCACCGCGCTGCACACCGTCGTCACCGACGAACGCGCCCCGCAGGACGAACTGTCGGCCCTGACCGCCGCCGGCGTGACCGTCCGCACGGTCCCCGCCGCTCCCGCCGCCTGA
- a CDS encoding bifunctional 3'-5' exonuclease/DNA polymerase: MESVVAVVPDPVGSGGRLCPLGPDGRPIGAGETVSDLAAAVARREAAERPRWVWAATDEMYPRLLERAAVRPARCHDVKLVESLLLGMAGRHGRPRSLGAAWARLRDLPEPPDAPEPGADDQPVLFAADRHHLPQDTDPLTALVAVYADQRRRIAASEHPDRTLLLCAAESAGALAAVEMGQDGLPWSAAVHDELLTGLLGPRPAGGARPAILGDLALRIQQELGRPVNPDSPAQVLPAFARVGVQLRTTRSHELREVGHPAAALLLRYKELSRIHAAHGWAWREAWVRAGRFRAEYVVGGVVSGRWATRGGGALQIPRLLRGAVVADPGYRLIVADAGQLEPRVLAAMSGDPGLAKASAAGDLYAALALDAFAGDRPRAKIALLAAMYGQTSGEAGQLLAVMRRRFPAALALVEAAARTGEAGGVVRSQLGRTSPTPSASRFIDTEGGFAGDAADAGDASALDQRAARSWGRFTRNFVIQASASDWALAMLAALRRRLTAIGPEPRLVFFQHDEVIVHAPTALAPAVESAVAAAGDEARRLVFGPTPVPFPLETHAVECYADAK; the protein is encoded by the coding sequence GACGAGATGTATCCGCGGCTACTGGAGCGCGCCGCGGTGCGGCCGGCGCGGTGCCATGACGTGAAGCTCGTCGAGTCGCTGCTGCTGGGGATGGCGGGGCGGCACGGCCGGCCGCGGTCGCTCGGCGCCGCGTGGGCGCGGCTGCGGGACCTGCCCGAGCCGCCGGACGCGCCCGAGCCGGGCGCCGACGACCAGCCGGTGCTGTTCGCGGCCGACCGGCACCATCTGCCGCAGGACACCGACCCGTTGACGGCCCTGGTCGCCGTCTACGCCGACCAGCGGCGCCGGATCGCGGCGAGCGAGCACCCGGACCGCACCCTGCTGCTGTGCGCCGCGGAGTCCGCGGGCGCGCTGGCCGCGGTGGAGATGGGCCAGGACGGCCTGCCGTGGAGCGCGGCCGTCCACGACGAACTCCTCACCGGCCTGCTCGGCCCGCGCCCGGCCGGCGGCGCCCGCCCCGCGATCCTGGGCGACCTCGCACTGCGCATCCAGCAGGAGCTGGGCCGCCCGGTCAACCCCGACTCCCCCGCCCAGGTGCTGCCCGCCTTCGCCCGGGTGGGCGTCCAGTTGCGCACCACCCGCTCGCACGAACTGCGCGAGGTCGGCCACCCCGCCGCCGCCCTGCTGCTGCGCTACAAGGAGCTGTCCCGTATCCACGCCGCGCACGGCTGGGCGTGGCGCGAGGCGTGGGTGCGGGCGGGCAGGTTCCGGGCGGAGTACGTGGTCGGCGGGGTGGTGTCGGGGCGGTGGGCGACACGCGGCGGCGGCGCGCTGCAGATCCCGCGGCTGCTGCGGGGCGCGGTGGTCGCCGACCCGGGGTACCGGCTGATCGTGGCGGACGCCGGCCAGCTCGAACCGCGGGTGCTGGCCGCGATGTCCGGCGACCCTGGGCTCGCCAAGGCCTCCGCCGCCGGTGACCTCTACGCGGCGCTTGCCCTGGACGCCTTCGCCGGTGACCGGCCGCGCGCCAAGATCGCCCTGCTCGCGGCGATGTACGGGCAGACCAGTGGCGAGGCCGGGCAGCTCCTCGCGGTGATGCGGCGCCGTTTCCCCGCCGCGCTCGCCCTGGTAGAGGCCGCCGCCCGCACCGGCGAGGCGGGCGGCGTCGTGCGCTCCCAGCTCGGCCGTACCTCGCCCACGCCCTCGGCAAGTCGCTTCATCGACACGGAAGGCGGCTTCGCCGGGGACGCCGCCGACGCGGGTGACGCCTCCGCCCTCGATCAGCGCGCCGCCCGCTCCTGGGGGCGCTTCACCCGCAACTTCGTGATCCAGGCCAGCGCTTCGGACTGGGCGCTGGCCATGCTCGCCGCGCTCCGCCGCCGGCTCACCGCGATCGGCCCCGAGCCGCGCCTGGTCTTCTTCCAGCACGACGAGGTCATCGTCCACGCCCCCACCGCGCTCGCCCCCGCCGTCGAGTCGGCCGTCGCCGCGGCCGGCGACGAGGCCCGCCGCCTGGTGTTCGGCCCGACCCCGGTGCCGTTCCCGCTGGAGACCCACGCGGTCGAGTGCTACGCGGACGCGAAGTAG